From the genome of Mauremys reevesii isolate NIE-2019 linkage group 24, ASM1616193v1, whole genome shotgun sequence:
TGTCCCCTAAGGCAGTGAGCAGTGGCTCTAACTCCACAGCGGTGCATGAGCTGTCTCATCCCAGGATCAGGGCATGTGGCAGCTGGCTGGTTACCTGGGACCTGCTGGAGGGGGTACTGTGCCAGGGGATGGGTAACTAGCTGCTGGGAGTTTCTCTATCCAAGAATCTCAACCTACCAGGCCTCGCTGATGCCAGAAAATCTCCCTGACCCTCGGCCTGCGCCCAGCCTGGCTTTGGATCTCTGAGGACCTGGGAGatagagggaggagaggagatagGGGTTGAGAGAGGCTGCAGTAGAAGGGGCTAGGAGGCAGAGAGCCCGGTGGGTGGTCAGAGTGGGGTGTGGATgagtgttatgcttataagaagcacacgagatctttttcaggggaaaaggcaatgcGCTGCGTTTAATGGAggtacaacaattagcatatgcattcaatcacacacacatgcacacgttGTCCCGCCAggcgatgttatagttaccagtccagagtccagatcaatctagtggccagctaggttgatcatgGGTAGGGAGGAGCCGAGTTCCGTCAGTTGTGACACGATGCTCCGGGGAAGTTTTGGCAGGATGAACTCAAAATTTCATGGCAAAGCAACCTGTTTATATACTGATTATGTAGTTtattatgagtcaacagtgtgcccttgttgccaagaaggctaacagcattttgggctctataagtaggggcattgccagcagatcgagggatgtgatcattcccctctattcagcactggtgaggcctcatctggagtactgtgtccagttttgggccccacactacaagaaggatgtggaaaaattgggaagagtctagcggagggctgcaaaaatgattagggggctggagcacatgacttatgaggagaggctgagggaactgggattgtttagtctgcagaagagaagaatgaggggggatttgataactgctttcaaccacctgaaagggggttccaaagaggatggatctagactgttctcagtggtagcagatgacagaacaaggagtaatggtctcaagttgcagtggtggaggtttaggttggatattagggaaaaactttttcactaggagggtggtgaagcactggaaggggttactggaatgggggggagggatagctcagtggtttgagcattggcttgcttaaacccagggttgtgagtttagtcCTTAAGGAaaggatttggggcaaaactcTATCAGGGGtgggaccagatgacctcctgaggtcccttccaaccctgatagtctatgatctTCCTTCACTGGGACCAATGAATTTTGCATCatcatgctgtaatcaattgCCATTTGAGGAGTGCTTGTTTTCTTAGATTGTTCTTCTCATCCCTTATCTTGTTCTTTCATTACCCCATGCTGGTTTTGATCACAGCTATCTTGTCCCAATTGATGGGTGCCTGCCACATCTTTTAGAGACAtcaatctgccctcctctgacatcTTAATAGGGGCATGTTGCAATCTCCTGGTGCCTTTATGTCCATCCTCAACTCCTCCCTAGAACATCTGGTCCAGTGATGGCCTTCACAATTATGttctaacacacacattcctcattcacacacaaaacaggatTAATTTGCTGTCTCaaagtgtgggggagtcagggccctgcacccctcttcctgagattcactgtgactctcagccagccagtaaaacagaaggtttattaaatgacaggaacacagtcccaagcagggcttgtaggtacaaccagaacccctcaatcaagtccttctggggggttcagggagcttagaccccagcttggggttccctgcgttgcaccacccagcccaaactGACTCTAAAAatccctccagcagctctctcccctctcctcctcctctcctttgttcagtctccgcagaaggtgtcacttcttCCCATCCCCCTCTTGACTCAAGTTACAGCTCAGGTAGCTTCCTTCtcatccccaatgtaactccctggcaacattcccaggtcaaatctgcCCCGCTCCCATCACATTTACACAAagcatttgaacaggaacatcttGAAATCAGCTTCAGAtaagagtggtagccatgttagtctgtatcagcaaaaacaatgagtccttgtggcaccttaaaaactaacaaatttatttgggcataagcttttgtgggctaaaacccacttcatcgaatgcataggatggaaaatacagaggcaggtataaatacacagcacatgaaaagatgagagttgccttaccaattGGGGATCAGTGCtaacaagccaattcaattaaggtggaagtgggctattctcaacagttaaCATTCTTTCTTATTTcaaaaatgctaaacctacagCAAGGTGGTGACCGTAAAGGTTTGTCACTTGAAAAGTAGCTTCAGACACaagattctggctgatgcatcTTTACCAATGCCACactaggccattcctttctgctttcagaaagggtggctggcaggatatggtcaaatcatacatcaatacatttaatgcatgctacattattattctttatctTTCATTCTAAATTATACAAATTACAAACgtaaaatcctactactacatgagatctgggctgggagagggaggatTCTGGTCTTGTTGCAGAGGGAGAGGATGGAGCTCCTGTGGGGTGCAGAGCCTACGGCTGAAGCTGTAGGCGTTGCTCCCCAGCATAACGAATGTGTTCAGGTACAGACATGTCTTGCAGCTGCTGCGGCTCCCCCAGACCTGCTCGCTGGGCCAAGCTCCCCTGGCTGCTAAAGGACCTGGTGACTGGCCAGTCTGAGATGCCAACATGGGATGAGCACAGACTGGGAACCCCAATGCCCATGTATTCATACAAGGCCTTGGTGGCTGCAGAGCTCTTTATTATCATGTGCTTTGCAGCAGGGCTGAGAAGCCTGGCTGGGTGGTGACAGGGCAGTCCTTGCCCCAGACTGCTCAGAGTCAACATGGGAAGGCTTACtctaaaaattgttccagcaccactggctcCAGCATAACAGCGTCTGTATCTTCAGCTTGGCAGCAAGCCATGGCCTCTGGTCACTGCTGCTGTGTTgtgctggctggggatgggcaTGCTAGTCCCACTGTCCACTGGATGGAACTGGGTTGCTGGAGTGTGGGAGGATGTGTAATAGGGTGCAAGCCTAGATGAGCTTTGCATTATTGTGCAGAGCCCCAAGTCTGGCTCCTGTGCTGTACAGGTGTGCTGTACAGCATGGAATCATGCTGCGTGGTCAGAGCTGCTGCTGACTCTGGTGCAGGGCAGCCACGTCTGGATGTTTCTGAATGCTGAGTTCCTGTGGTTTAACTTGCTGCACCTAGAGTGGCTAGGCCCTTACTGGATTGGTCTCTGAGCTGAGAGGAGCAGTGTTCTCCAAGGGGTAGCTCTTTCGGCAGCTGACTCCCGAGCTCTCCATGCAAGGGCCCTGCAGGTGGAGCTGGTGGTTTGGTGTCTCCTAGTGCTTGGGCTCTTGGCCCCGGGTGCCAGCATGGAGCCCAGACAGACAAATGAACCCTGGAGGGTAGATCCCAGTCGAATGTGCAGCAGGGCATGATGTTACATCCTCGGCATTTTGTAACCTGCCTGGGGCTGTTGCAACACCCCTCATCCTTTCTTggaaggggctggtggggggtgggatcCACAGATGAAAGGGTTTCTCTGTGCAGGAGCCAGTTCTAGtgtccctgggggagggagggatgggaacTGGGGCTGGGTGCAATGTACAGGGTGTGCAGTATCCTCACTGGTGTCCCTGATCGGTATGATCCTGAACAGAGAGGCCCTGTCCCAGCCTTTTGGAGCAGGGCACGCACTGTCCCAAGCCACTCTCACAGCATGACTGAGTAGCCATGGTCTGTGTCCCCCTCCGGGGTGCTGTGCACTGACATTCCCCCTCTATGGTGGCTCTGCTCCTGGGTGGAGAGGATCTGTCTTTGGCTCGAGCGCTGGCGGTGGCGCTGGCCCTTCCAGCACAGCTTGGAGAGCTCCCTGCGGAATTTGACACCAGCGAAGGCATAGACCAGGGGGTTGAGGCAGCAGTGCAGCAGGCCCAGCCCCTCGGTCACCAGCAGCCCAAAGTCCAACACACGCTCCAGAGCACAGTGGCGGCCAATGTAGCCCAGGCGCTGCAGACTGTCCAGCAGCAGGAAGATGTGGAAGGGGGCCCAGCAAAGCACGAAgagtgccagcagcagcagcaccagccgcAGTGAgcggtgcctggccagcagctgtgcCCGATGCAGTGTGCAGAAAATGCGGCCATAGCAGAAGAGCATCACCAGCAGTGGCAACAGGAAGCCTAGGAAGAAGGAGGTGAGGTGCAGCCCCACCCGCCAGGCCTGGGCCTCATGGGCTTTGAAGCCCCGGTGGCAGATGgaggcctggccctggggctggaagGGCACGGTGCGGAAGTGCAGCTCCGGGGCAGAGAGGGCCAGGCAGATGGCCCAGAGGAGGGTGCAGGCCAGGTGCAGGTGCAGGGCTCGCAGGCGCCGGTAGAGCTGCACGGCGTGCACGATGGCCAGATACCGGTCGATGCTGATGCCAGCGAGAAGCAGGATGCTGCTGTAGCTGTTTACTGCCGATAGCGCCCCCACCAGTTTGCAGAGCACCTCCCCGAACACCCAGCCATGGGCAAACTGTGTAGCCCAGAAGGGCAGCCCTAGCACCAGCAGTATGTCAGCCAGCGCCAGCTGGAAGAGATACTGGTCGGCGAGGTGCCAGGGGCATCGTCGCCGTCCCAGCACCACCAGCACCAGCCCattccctgccagccccaccacaAAGACCAGGGTGAAGACTGGGGGGACGAAGTACCGTCCAAACTCGCTGACTGcatccagcctgcagggggcagtgtCCTCGCTGATGTCCGGGTAGCTGCTGTAGTCCTAGgagggagagcgagagagaggagGGCTTAGAGGGGATGCCAGAGAGACAAGCCAGTTTACATGCCATCCATAGCCTTTGTGACTGTGCCAGGCAGGGGCGCCTGTGCTGACATCAGCATAACCCGGAATGGGGAATTAGAGGGGAATGACAGACACACCAGTGACAGACACACATCACCTGCCAAACCTTGCTGAGCCATGTGGGGTGGGGCTCTCTGTGGACAGCTTTTATTTTCTCCCACGTGCTTGCCGTGGGAGGAGGATGCTGGAGAGTCAGCTGAAAAATAATGATTTGGACCTAGTTATGGCAAGAGGGCAGCTGGCAGCATTAGCAATCAGACATCATGATAGTCTCCTTGTTGCCCCTGGCCTCCCCAATCTGTTACCTCAGTATTTGGGTGGCAGGGACTCTTGTACAGcccccagcacaatgggaccccaagCCCTGCATGAGCCCTGTCAGGGCCACACCCGCAGACATGGAAATGGATGATGGGTAGACGTTTCAGACGTTCCAGTTCCTTAAcctcctaaatcccattttcaagagATGTGGGGATTTGAGACCCTTGAAAATGGCACTTTGGTTTCTAAATCACTCAGGTGTTGGTGAAACTTTTACCTATGGGGCATATGCTGCTGGTATTATGGTAAGGCCCCTATAGGATACATTTGCCCTTCGTTCTTGCTGCTTTGAATGTGAAAACTCAGTGTGTTTCAGTTGTTGTCCTGTTTAAAAGATCTCTGGAGCTTTGCACAGTCATTTTGGCTTCACAGTGCACATCTGTTGCCTTCTCATTCCAGCTGTAAGTTATGGGccataaatcatagaatatcagggttggaagggacctcaggaggtatctagtccaaccccctgctcaaagcaggaccaatccccaactaaatcatcccagccagggctttgtcaagcctgaccttaaaaacctctaaggaaggagattccaccacctccctaggtaacccattccagagcttcaccaccctcATAGTGAAAAAGGttatcctaatatccaatctaaacctccagcactgcaacttgagaccattactccttgttctgtcatctgctaccactgagaacagtctagatcctttctctttggaaccccctttcaggtggttgaaagcagctatcaaatcccccctcattcttctcttctgcagactaaacaatcccagttccctcagcctctcctcataaatcatgtgctccagtctcctaataatttttgtgccct
Proteins encoded in this window:
- the LOC120390121 gene encoding C-X-C chemokine receptor type 3-2-like translates to MGLTTMYDNFSEDYSSYPDISEDTAPCRLDAVSEFGRYFVPPVFTLVFVVGLAGNGLVLVVLGRRRCPWHLADQYLFQLALADILLVLGLPFWATQFAHGWVFGEVLCKLVGALSAVNSYSSILLLAGISIDRYLAIVHAVQLYRRLRALHLHLACTLLWAICLALSAPELHFRTVPFQPQGQASICHRGFKAHEAQAWRVGLHLTSFFLGFLLPLLVMLFCYGRIFCTLHRAQLLARHRSLRLVLLLLALFVLCWAPFHIFLLLDSLQRLGYIGRHCALERVLDFGLLVTEGLGLLHCCLNPLVYAFAGVKFRRELSKLCWKGQRHRQRSSQRQILSTQEQSHHRGGMSVHSTPEGDTDHGYSVML